The following are encoded in a window of Carya illinoinensis cultivar Pawnee chromosome 15, C.illinoinensisPawnee_v1, whole genome shotgun sequence genomic DNA:
- the LOC122296962 gene encoding protein FAR-RED IMPAIRED RESPONSE 1-like, with product MNGRAPHAIITDQDRAMKNAIAIVFPNTRHRYCLWHIMRKLPEKLGSHSAYHGLKTAIQNAVYDTQSCEEFDEKWGQLMHNYALTDNAWLQGLYAERSYWVPVYLKGVFWAGMSTTQRSESMNAFFDGFVHSGTTLKEFVDQFDNALRKKVETETTADFHSCNQTIPCVSPFKIERQFQSCYTNAKFKEVQAEVIGMLLCNPSLVSTQGSISTFDVFEEISTPDGQSKIMKYIVYLNEKELEVKCTCALFEMRGIICKHSFKVCQMKYIHALPDKYLLDRWRKDTKRRYTLVKSSYDDCRVNPDARRYEEVVKRCIRFATRVSRNEEHVNAFFQFLDDFELKLVGVEPVTCSRKVKENVDANRGKKILSPHVVRGKGRPPTRRKVPMVEKAAGKRKKKQIKRKIFDDEPQNHNNLVSEVGHNVDDVVIPTQCSNLTQETPLANDEYFVSSEVEDTAWTFDLSNYGKHVLFADDRR from the exons ATGAATGGACGGGCACCCCACGCCATCATAACAGACCAAGACAGGGCAATGAAGAATGCCATTGCCATTGTATTCCCGAACACAAGGCATCGATATTGTCTCTGGCATATAATGCGGAAACTTCCTGAAAAATTGGGATCCCACTCAGCATACCATGGGTTGAAGACTGCCATTCAAAATGCAGTCTACGATACACAGAGTTGCGAAGAATTTGATGAGAAGTGGGGGCAGCTAATGCATAACTATGCTCTTACTGATAATGCATGGTTGCAGGGGTTGTACGCCGAGAGATCATATTGGGTACCAGTTTATTTGAAAGGTGTATTTTGGGCTGGTATGAGTACTACCCAACGGTCTGAAAGTATGAATGCCTTCTTCGACGGATTCGTGCATTCTGGTACGACATTAAAAGAATTTGTCGATCAATTTGACAATGCTTTGAGGAAGAAGGTGGAGACGGAGACGACAGCTGATTTCCATTCCTGTAACCAAACAATCCCATGTGTTTCCCCATTCAAAATTGAGAGGCAGTTTCAGTCATGTTACACGAATGCTAAATTTAAAGAGGTCCAAGCAGAGGTTATAGGGATGCTTTTATGTAACCCTTCACTTGTCAGCACACAAGGTAGCATTTCTACCTTCGATGTTTTTGAAGAAATTTCCACCCCCGATGGTCAGTCCAAAATTATGAAGTACATAGTTTATTTGAATGAAAAGGAATTGGAAGTTAAATGCACTTGCGCCCTCTTTGAGATGAGGGGGATTATTTGTAAGCATTCATTTAAAGTATGTCAGATGAAGTACATTCATGCTTTGCCAGATAAATATTTGTTGGACCGATGGCGGAAAGATACAAAGAGAAGATACACACTGGTTAAGAGTAGCTACGATGATTGTCGGGTCAATCCAGATGCACGTCGGTATGAGGAAGTTGTTAAAAGATGTATACGATTTGCCACACGTGTATCTCGAAATGAAGAGCATGTAAATGCATTCTTTCAGTTTTTGGATGACTTTGAGTTGAAGTTGGTAGGAGTAGAGCCTGTCACTTGTTCAAGAAAGGTGAAAGAGAATGTGGATGCTAATAGGGGTAAGAAAATATTAAGTCCACACGTTGTTCGGGGGAAAGGGAGGCCGCCAACGCGAAGAAAGGTCCCGATGGTTGAGAAGGCTGCtgggaagagaaagaagaaacag ATCAAGAGGAAAATATTTGACGACGAACCACAAAATCACAACAATCTAGTGTCAGAAGTTGGTCATAATGTTGACGACGTTGTTATCCCAACCCAGTGTAGTAATTTAACACAAGAAACGCCACTAGCAAATGACGAG TATTTTGTGTCATCTGAGGTGGAAGATACAGCTTGGACATTTGATTTGAGCAACTATGGTAAGCAC GtactatttgcagatgataggaGGTGA
- the LOC122296961 gene encoding protein FAR1-RELATED SEQUENCE 5-like has protein sequence MGKEETGRPSMPSTSTQGYHGTGNPYNLPYMMPTYPNPYPYTWGSQHLAMPPFGPTMPYPPSTNPEELRLGEDTTQHSSMPHDEPTMPFSVESEKNVGETSPDKSLSPNVEDQFEVSDEDNKVEPPKAGMKFGSDKEVLSYYKRYAKQEGFGVIIRRTKRDIDGNARYVTIACARGGRYYPCHSNLSKPRPTTKTDCKAKVNARLVNGEWVVTSVELVHNHSTVSPKKARFFRSHKNLDEYSQRMLDLNDRAGIQMHKNFNALVTDAGGYENLDFQEKDCRNFIDRARHLRMGKGGGEALNDYFKRMRKMNDGFVSVMDVDDEFRVRNVFWADARSRAAYEYFGDVITLDTTYLTNRYGMPFAPFVGVNTTDSPYF, from the exons ATGGGCAAAGAGGAAACTGGTAGGCCATCCATGCCTTCTACATCGACCCAG GGATATCATGGTACTGGAAATCCATATAACCTGCCATATATGATGCCTACATATCCAAATCCATATCCGTATACTTGGGGTAGCCAG CATTTGGCAATGCCACCCTTTGGGCCAACCATGCCATACCCTCCGTCAACTAATCCGGAGGAGCTGAGACTAGGTGAAGATACAACGCAG CATTCATCCATGCCACATGACGAACCAACTATGCCATTTAGTGTCGAAAGTGAGAAGAATGTTGGAG AAACTTCACCTGACAAAAGTTTATCCCCAAATGTGGAGGATCAGTTTGAAGTATCAGATGAAGATAATAAAGTTGAGCCTCCAAAAGCTGGTATGAAATTTGGGTCTGATAAAGAGgttttatcatattataaacGATATGCCAAACAAGAGGGTTTTGGGGTTATTATAAGAAGGACGAAGAGAGATATAGATGGGAATGCAAGGTATGTGACGATTGCCTGTGCACGTGGCGGCAGGTACTATCCATGCCATAGTAACTTATCAAAGCCACGACCAACGACAAAAACGGATTGTAAGGCGAAGGTTAATGCTCGCCTAGTGAATGGGGAATGGGTGGTGACCAGTGTCGAGCTTGTTCACAATCATAGTACTGTTAGCCCTAAAAAAGCAAGATTTTTTAGATCTCACAAAAATTTAGATGAATACAGTCAGAGGATGCTTGACTTGAATGATAGAGCAGGTATTCAGATGCATAAAAATTTCAACGCACTTGTGACTGATGCCGGGGGGTATGAGAACTTAGATTTCCAAGAGAAAGATTGTAGAAATTTTATTGACAGAGCTCGACATTTGAGAATGGGTAAAGGAGGTGGGGAAGCACTGAACGACTATTTTAAgagaatgaggaaaatgaaTGATGGCTTTGTGTCCGTCatggatgtggatgatgagtttAGAGTTAGGAATGTCTTTTGGGCTGACGCAAGAAGTCGAGCTGCGTATgagtattttggtgatgtgaTCACGCTCGATACGACATACCTCACAAACAGGTACGGAATGCCATTTGCTCCCTTCGTTGGTGTCAACACTACGGACAGTCCATACTTTTAG